A window of the Juglans microcarpa x Juglans regia isolate MS1-56 chromosome 5D, Jm3101_v1.0, whole genome shotgun sequence genome harbors these coding sequences:
- the LOC121265707 gene encoding probable LRR receptor-like serine/threonine-protein kinase RFK1: MLDELKALYANNTWTLVPRDSSTDVIGCKWIFKTKLNANGTLDRLKARLVAKGFHQIADWDTRYSLSGKKNGNYTVNLQFAEIVFTNDKTYNSLGKRVFDIHVQEILVAKDFNVEDYTGVARKAVVKPISNVIVSNNILEIRFYWAGKGTTRIPDRGVYGPLISATSVVSGEYFISNSARMVEPIELLTSLLELQLEHYAYLFRGNPCDPGRLNSVTGTFSLKQIKAATNDFDCANKIEEGGFGPVYKGQLPDGTVIAVKQLSSKSKKGNQEFLNEMGMISSLQHPNLVNLHGCCIEGDQLLLVYEYMENNSLAGALFGE; encoded by the exons ATGCTTGATGAGCTGAAAGCCTTGTATGCTAACAATACCTGGACTCTTGTTCCTCGTGATTCCTCCACGGATGTTATTGGCTGCAAATGgatttttaaaaccaaactcAATGCAAATGGAACACTTGATCGGTTGAAAGCTCGATTAGTAGCAAAAGGCTTTCACCAAATAGCTG ATTGGGATACTAGATACAGTCTTTCT gggaaaaaaaatgggaaCTACACCGTAAATCTCCAATTTGCGGAAATAGTGTTTACTAATGACAAAACATATAACAGCCTTGGGAAGCGTGTATTTGATATCCATGTTCAG GAAATATTAGTGGCGAAGGACTTCAATGTTGAAGATTACACCGGTGTTGCTCGAAAGGCAGTTGTAAAACCTATATCTAATGTGATCGTCTCAAACAATATTCTAGAGATCAGATTCTATTGGGCTGGTAAAGGGACGACAAGAATTCCTGATAGAGGAGTTTATGGTCCCCTTATATCAGCCACTTCAGTAGTTTCTGGTGAGTACTTT ATTTCGAACTCTGCCCGAATGGTGGAACCAATCGAACTGTTGACGTCATTGTTGGAGTTGCAATTAGAGCATTATGCTTATCTTTTTAGGGGGAATCCCTGTG ACCCTGGACGACTAAATTCGGTGACGGGGACTTTTAgcttaaaacaaataaaagccgCTACTAATGATTTCGATTGCGCCAACAAAATTGAAGAAGGTGGCTTTGGTCCTGTTTACAAG GGTCAATTACCTGATGGCACTGTCATAGCAGTTAAGCAGCTCTCGTCTAAATCAAAAAAGGGTAATCAGgagtttttaaatgagatgggAATGATTTCCAGTTTGCAACACCCAAATCTTGTGAATCTTCATGGATGTTGCATTGAAGGGGATCAATTATTGTTGGTATACGAGTACATGGAAAATAATAGCCTTGCTGGTGCCCTATTTGGTGAGTAA